One genomic segment of Paenibacillus xylanexedens includes these proteins:
- a CDS encoding S1C family serine protease codes for MSVLGKKGIAILMAAVLSISVAATAGAAESKAAMQAKVVDGQVYVNTKDLLKAVGGSGQYDAKSGTYTYKGSEAIPKVIEKVSPSVVGIIGKSTEVQDGATSDDRYNLAHGTGVIIRSNGWIVTNAHVVDGLTNPVVVTTDGNTYKITKTYSDALSDLALIKINAKSLKPASFAKASQTTVGETVIALGTPISFSLRNSATVGVISGLNRGVEATYRLIQTDTAINPGNSGGPLVNLKGEVVGINSMKFSAVGVESLGFSIPVDTVQYIIDQFFKYGKIKRASLGLQLEESWSAIVGLPTDDPLTITGVLSPEAKKAKIKEGDVLYSVAGTRVSSVVDINELLKKYLPGQKVKLLMQSDGDIVTRTLVLADRADIVDEEDEAFLADEEQ; via the coding sequence ATGAGCGTGTTGGGTAAAAAGGGGATAGCCATACTGATGGCTGCTGTACTCTCGATTAGTGTAGCGGCAACGGCCGGTGCAGCTGAATCCAAAGCGGCGATGCAAGCGAAAGTGGTAGACGGTCAAGTCTATGTGAACACCAAGGATCTGCTCAAGGCAGTTGGTGGAAGTGGACAATATGATGCCAAATCAGGAACGTACACGTACAAGGGAAGTGAAGCCATTCCCAAAGTGATCGAAAAGGTATCTCCTTCGGTCGTAGGTATTATTGGGAAATCTACCGAAGTGCAGGACGGTGCAACATCAGACGACCGTTATAATCTTGCACATGGTACAGGTGTCATTATCCGGTCCAATGGATGGATTGTAACGAATGCACATGTGGTCGACGGATTAACGAATCCGGTTGTCGTAACGACGGATGGCAATACATACAAAATTACGAAAACATACAGTGATGCACTCAGTGATCTGGCGCTAATCAAAATCAATGCTAAATCACTCAAACCGGCGAGCTTTGCCAAAGCCTCACAAACCACTGTTGGAGAAACCGTGATTGCCTTGGGTACGCCGATTTCCTTTTCTCTGCGCAACTCGGCAACGGTAGGGGTAATTAGCGGCTTGAATCGTGGTGTTGAGGCGACCTACCGGTTGATTCAGACCGACACGGCCATTAACCCAGGAAATAGCGGAGGACCGCTGGTCAATCTGAAGGGTGAAGTGGTTGGTATCAATTCCATGAAATTTTCTGCGGTCGGCGTAGAGAGTTTGGGATTTTCGATTCCCGTGGATACCGTTCAATATATCATCGATCAGTTTTTTAAATATGGCAAAATAAAACGTGCAAGTCTGGGGCTACAGCTGGAGGAAAGTTGGTCTGCGATTGTGGGCCTGCCTACAGATGATCCCTTAACGATTACGGGCGTACTGTCTCCAGAAGCCAAGAAAGCCAAAATCAAAGAGGGCGATGTCCTATACAGTGTCGCGGGCACACGTGTCTCTTCAGTAGTGGATATCAATGAGTTGCTCAAAAAGTATCTGCCTGGGCAAAAGGTAAAGTTGTTGATGCAATCGGATGGCGATATCGTCACCCGCACGTTGGTGCTTGCTGATCGCGCAGACATCGTAGACGAGGAAGATGAAGCGTTCCTTGCAGATGAAGAACAATAA
- the uvrA gene encoding excinuclease ABC subunit UvrA, translating into MASDNIVIKGARAHNLKNIDITIPRDRFVVLTGLSGSGKSSLAFDTIYAEGQRRYVESLSAYARQFLGQMEKPDVDSIEGLSPAISIDQKTTSRNPRSTVGTVTEIYDYLRLLFARVGHPHCPDHGVEISSQTVEQMVDRIIQYPERTRLQILAPIISGRKGEHKSVFADVSKQGFVRVRVNGELRDLSEDIQLEKNKKHTIEVVVDRIVVKDDVQARLADSIETALNLSGGQLLVDIMGEEELRFSSNFACPVCGFSIEELAPRMFSFNSPFGACPDCDGLGVKMIVDPDLLVPDRTKTIEDGAFDAWTGGTSTYYPQFLKSVCEHFNIPQNVPVEDLPAEQMNKLLQGTGTEKIRFRYENDFGQRKEALVTFEGIVNNLERRYRDTASEGIREFIEGYMSAKPCGTCKGQRLKRESLAVTINDHNMAYVTSLSIGEAGRFFDTLELSEKEQTIAKLILKEINSRLGFLVNVGLDYLTLSRAAGTLSGGEAQRIRLATQIGSSLMGVLYILDEPSIGLHQRDNDRLISTLAHMRDIGNTLIVVEHDEDTMMAADYIIDIGPGAGIHGGTIMSQGTPEEIMNDENSLTGQYLSGRKFIPIRAERRSVGDRWLEVRGAKENNLKNLNVKIPVGVFTAVTGVSGSGKSTLINEILYKTLARDLNRARVRPGQHKEIRGLEHIDKVIDIDQSPIGRTPRSNPATYTGVFDDIRDLFAQTNEAKVRGYKKGRFSFNIKGGRCEACRGDGIIKIEMHFLPDVYVPCEVCKGKRYNRETLEVKYKNRNISDVLEMTVEDATQFFENIPKIHRKMQTLMDVGLGYINLGQPATTLSGGEAQRVKLASELYRRSTGKTIYILDEPTTGLHVDDIDRLLNVLHRLVDSGESVLVIEHNLDVIKTADYVVDLGPEGGSGGGTIVATGTPEDIVKVEASYTGKYLKPVLERDTERSKALQLVD; encoded by the coding sequence TTGGCGAGCGATAACATTGTCATTAAAGGCGCGCGAGCGCATAACCTGAAAAATATCGACATTACCATCCCGCGTGACCGCTTTGTTGTATTGACCGGTCTGAGTGGCTCAGGCAAGTCCTCGCTGGCTTTTGACACGATCTATGCCGAAGGACAGCGGCGTTATGTAGAATCATTGTCAGCTTACGCACGGCAGTTTCTGGGACAGATGGAGAAACCGGATGTGGATTCCATCGAAGGATTATCTCCTGCCATTTCAATAGATCAGAAAACGACAAGTCGTAACCCACGTTCCACGGTAGGAACTGTGACTGAAATTTATGATTACCTGCGCCTGTTATTTGCACGTGTGGGCCATCCACATTGTCCGGACCATGGCGTGGAGATCAGCTCCCAAACTGTAGAACAAATGGTTGATCGTATTATACAATACCCTGAGCGCACCCGGTTACAAATACTGGCACCTATTATCTCGGGCCGTAAGGGCGAGCACAAAAGTGTGTTTGCTGATGTGTCGAAGCAGGGTTTTGTCCGTGTACGGGTGAACGGGGAATTGCGTGATCTGTCAGAAGATATTCAATTGGAGAAAAATAAAAAGCATACGATTGAAGTGGTTGTTGACCGGATCGTTGTTAAAGATGATGTACAGGCGCGTCTGGCCGACTCTATTGAAACAGCACTTAATTTGTCCGGTGGACAACTACTGGTGGACATTATGGGCGAAGAAGAGCTGCGCTTTAGTTCCAACTTTGCCTGCCCGGTGTGTGGATTCAGTATTGAAGAACTTGCACCACGGATGTTCTCATTTAACAGTCCTTTCGGGGCTTGCCCGGATTGTGATGGGTTAGGTGTCAAGATGATCGTTGACCCTGATCTGCTCGTACCGGATCGGACTAAGACCATCGAAGATGGAGCTTTTGATGCTTGGACAGGTGGCACATCCACCTATTATCCGCAGTTCCTGAAGTCAGTATGTGAGCACTTCAACATTCCGCAAAATGTACCTGTCGAAGATCTGCCAGCTGAGCAGATGAACAAGTTGTTGCAGGGTACAGGTACGGAGAAAATCCGTTTCCGCTATGAGAATGATTTTGGACAACGTAAGGAAGCGCTGGTTACCTTTGAAGGCATCGTAAATAACCTGGAGCGTCGTTATCGTGATACAGCATCTGAAGGTATCCGTGAATTTATTGAAGGTTACATGAGTGCGAAGCCTTGTGGTACGTGTAAAGGTCAGCGTCTGAAACGCGAGAGTCTTGCGGTAACGATTAATGATCACAACATGGCCTATGTGACTAGTTTGTCCATTGGTGAAGCTGGCCGATTCTTTGATACATTGGAATTGTCGGAGAAAGAGCAGACGATTGCCAAGCTTATTCTGAAAGAAATCAACAGTCGTCTCGGCTTCTTGGTGAATGTTGGTCTGGATTATCTTACACTGAGTCGTGCTGCCGGAACATTGTCCGGTGGGGAAGCCCAACGGATCAGACTGGCTACACAGATTGGTTCCAGCCTGATGGGTGTGCTGTATATTCTCGATGAGCCAAGTATTGGCTTGCATCAACGGGATAATGACCGTCTGATCTCAACGCTTGCGCATATGCGCGACATTGGTAATACCTTGATCGTGGTTGAACATGATGAGGATACGATGATGGCTGCCGACTATATCATTGATATTGGTCCAGGTGCAGGTATCCACGGAGGTACCATCATGTCACAGGGTACACCGGAGGAGATCATGAACGATGAGAACTCCTTAACCGGTCAATATCTGAGTGGACGCAAGTTCATTCCGATTCGTGCAGAACGTAGAAGTGTAGGAGACCGTTGGTTGGAAGTACGTGGAGCCAAAGAAAATAACCTGAAGAATCTGAATGTGAAGATTCCTGTAGGTGTATTTACTGCGGTAACGGGTGTGTCCGGATCAGGTAAATCCACACTGATTAATGAGATCCTCTACAAAACGCTGGCACGTGATCTGAACCGTGCTCGGGTTCGTCCGGGTCAACATAAAGAGATTCGTGGTTTGGAGCATATCGATAAAGTTATCGATATTGACCAATCACCGATCGGGCGGACACCACGTTCCAACCCGGCTACGTATACCGGTGTCTTTGATGATATCCGGGATCTGTTTGCTCAGACGAACGAAGCCAAGGTACGTGGATACAAGAAAGGCCGGTTCAGTTTTAATATCAAAGGTGGACGTTGTGAAGCCTGCCGTGGAGACGGTATTATCAAAATCGAGATGCACTTCTTGCCGGACGTTTATGTCCCTTGTGAAGTCTGCAAAGGCAAACGATACAACCGGGAAACACTTGAAGTGAAATATAAAAACAGAAATATTTCCGATGTGTTGGAGATGACGGTTGAAGATGCAACCCAATTCTTCGAGAACATTCCGAAGATCCATCGCAAAATGCAGACACTGATGGATGTGGGTCTGGGCTATATTAACCTAGGTCAACCTGCAACCACATTGTCTGGTGGTGAAGCCCAGCGTGTGAAGCTCGCTTCCGAGCTCTATCGCCGTAGTACGGGGAAAACCATCTACATCCTCGATGAGCCGACGACCGGTTTGCATGTCGATGATATCGACCGTTTGCTGAACGTATTACACCGTCTGGTTGATTCCGGGGAATCGGTGTTAGTGATCGAGCATAACCTGGATGTTATCAAAACGGCAGACTATGTTGTTGATCTGGGTCCAGAAGGTGGTAGCGGTGGAGGTACCATTGTTGCAACCGGAACACCTGAGGATATCGTTAAAGTGGAAGCTTCCTATACAGGCAAGTACTTGAAGCCGGTTCTGGAGCGGGATACCGAGCGCAGCAAGGCACTGCAATTGGTGGACTAA
- the uvrB gene encoding excinuclease ABC subunit UvrB, with protein MSDIIMSDKTFEIESEFSPQGDQPAAIKELVKGVQEGKRYQTLLGATGTGKTFTIAQTIAQLQRPTLIIAHNKTLAAQLASEFKDFFPNNMVEYFVSYYDYFQPEAYIPSSDTYIEKDSSINEEIDKLRHAATSSLFERRDVIIVASVSCIYGLGSPHSYSSMLLSLRVGMEKPRNQILSRLVEIQYQRNDINFVRGTFRVRGDVVEIFPASKGEHAIRVELFGDEIEKITEIDVLTGELIGEREHIAIFPASHFVTQEETMKVALVNIERELEERLEALREQGKLLEAQRLEQRTRYDIEMMKEVGFCSGIENYSGPLTFRERGDTPYTLMDYFPDDMLIVVDESHVTLPQIRAMYNGDQARKTVLVEHGFRLPSALDNRPLKFEEFEGKMDQIIYVSATPGPYEIEHTDTMVQQIIRPTGLLDPIIELRPTKGQIDDLIGEINDRIAKDERVLITTLTKKMSEDLTDYLKEVGIKVRYLHSEIKTLERMAILRDLRLGVFHVLIGINLLREGLDLPEVSLVAILDADKEGFLRSERSLIQTIGRAARNSEGRVILYGDKVTDSMDKAIKETERRREIQIAYNEKHGITPQTIRKKVRDVIEATKVAESKKDYLTGAAEKMSKKDRQALIQRLEVEMKDAAKNLQFERAAELRDALLELRAE; from the coding sequence ATGAGCGATATTATAATGAGCGACAAAACGTTCGAAATCGAGTCAGAGTTTTCTCCCCAAGGTGATCAGCCTGCAGCCATTAAAGAACTGGTGAAGGGTGTTCAGGAGGGGAAGAGGTACCAGACACTGCTGGGTGCAACGGGTACGGGTAAGACATTTACGATAGCCCAGACGATAGCCCAACTGCAACGTCCTACGCTGATTATTGCACACAACAAAACGTTGGCAGCGCAGCTTGCAAGTGAGTTCAAAGATTTTTTCCCTAATAACATGGTTGAGTATTTCGTCAGTTATTACGATTATTTTCAGCCAGAAGCATATATCCCGTCCTCCGATACGTATATCGAGAAGGATTCAAGTATTAATGAAGAGATAGACAAACTGCGGCACGCAGCGACAAGTTCGTTGTTTGAGCGTAGGGACGTCATCATTGTAGCGAGTGTTTCCTGCATTTATGGTTTGGGTTCACCGCACTCGTATTCAAGCATGTTGCTGTCACTCCGGGTAGGCATGGAGAAACCGCGCAATCAGATTTTGTCCCGTCTGGTAGAGATCCAGTATCAACGGAACGATATTAACTTTGTGCGGGGTACGTTCCGTGTTCGTGGGGATGTTGTTGAGATTTTCCCTGCCTCCAAGGGTGAACATGCAATTCGGGTTGAATTGTTCGGTGATGAGATCGAGAAAATTACGGAGATTGATGTGTTAACCGGAGAACTGATTGGCGAACGTGAACATATTGCCATCTTCCCGGCGTCTCACTTCGTAACGCAAGAAGAGACGATGAAGGTTGCGCTGGTGAACATTGAGCGTGAACTGGAAGAGCGTCTTGAAGCGTTGCGTGAACAGGGGAAACTGCTGGAGGCTCAGCGACTGGAGCAGCGCACACGGTACGATATCGAGATGATGAAGGAAGTTGGATTCTGTTCGGGGATTGAGAACTATTCCGGTCCACTGACTTTCCGCGAACGCGGGGATACCCCATATACATTGATGGATTACTTCCCGGATGACATGTTGATTGTGGTCGATGAGTCTCACGTGACTCTGCCACAGATCCGTGCGATGTATAATGGTGACCAAGCGCGGAAGACGGTATTGGTTGAGCATGGTTTCCGTCTGCCGTCAGCGCTGGATAATCGTCCACTCAAATTCGAAGAGTTCGAAGGCAAGATGGATCAGATCATCTATGTATCGGCCACACCGGGCCCGTATGAGATCGAGCATACCGATACGATGGTGCAACAGATTATCCGTCCAACCGGACTGCTTGATCCAATCATTGAACTGCGTCCAACAAAGGGGCAGATCGATGACTTGATTGGTGAGATTAACGACCGGATTGCCAAAGACGAGCGTGTGTTGATTACAACATTAACGAAGAAAATGTCCGAGGACCTGACGGATTATCTGAAGGAAGTTGGAATCAAAGTTCGTTATCTGCACTCCGAGATCAAGACGTTGGAACGGATGGCGATTTTACGTGATTTAAGGTTGGGCGTGTTCCATGTCCTGATCGGAATCAACTTGCTCCGGGAAGGTCTCGATCTGCCCGAAGTATCCCTCGTCGCTATTTTGGATGCCGATAAGGAAGGATTCCTGCGTTCCGAACGCTCACTGATCCAAACGATTGGTCGTGCGGCACGGAACAGCGAGGGTCGCGTAATTCTATACGGTGACAAAGTGACGGATTCGATGGATAAAGCGATTAAGGAAACCGAACGCCGTCGTGAAATTCAGATCGCGTACAACGAGAAGCACGGAATTACACCACAAACGATTCGCAAAAAAGTGCGTGATGTGATTGAGGCAACCAAAGTTGCCGAATCCAAGAAAGACTATCTCACAGGCGCAGCCGAGAAGATGTCGAAGAAAGATCGCCAGGCGCTTATTCAGCGCCTAGAGGTAGAGATGAAAGATGCAGCCAAAAACCTGCAGTTTGAGCGTGCTGCCGAGCTTCGCGATGCGTTGCTGGAACTTCGCGCTGAATAA
- a CDS encoding flagellar motor protein: MDIATLIGIIAGIAAVISGFLWEGGQLSGLLQKTAALIVFGGTIAAVVASFPAHRLRTIPAALRMAFGRNNNDSGLWVEELVEMSSIARRSGVLALERKVMDHPHPFLQDGIQMVVDGTDQDVVRQILEMEIDSIEQKHEGYAKIFESAGGYAPTMGIIGTVMGLIQVLGSLTDPTGLGPAIAVAFTATLYGVASANLIFLPIASKIKSRGADEVQTMEMLLEGVLAIQNGENPQLVRKRLESFTLTHRQHIRPLAKEGLDESAQ, from the coding sequence ATGGATATTGCGACACTTATCGGTATTATTGCCGGAATTGCCGCAGTCATTAGCGGTTTTTTGTGGGAAGGCGGCCAATTGTCTGGTCTCCTGCAAAAAACGGCTGCTTTAATTGTATTCGGTGGAACGATTGCTGCTGTGGTTGCCAGTTTCCCGGCGCACCGCCTTCGTACGATTCCAGCTGCCTTGCGTATGGCTTTTGGACGTAACAATAATGATTCAGGCTTGTGGGTTGAAGAACTGGTGGAGATGTCTTCTATCGCACGCCGCTCAGGTGTACTTGCATTGGAACGCAAGGTTATGGATCATCCGCATCCATTTTTGCAAGACGGTATTCAGATGGTTGTTGATGGTACCGATCAGGATGTGGTTCGCCAGATCCTGGAGATGGAGATTGATTCAATTGAACAAAAACATGAGGGTTACGCCAAAATATTCGAATCCGCTGGTGGGTACGCTCCAACCATGGGGATCATCGGAACCGTGATGGGACTTATTCAGGTACTTGGCAGTTTGACCGATCCAACCGGACTCGGGCCTGCGATTGCTGTTGCCTTTACCGCAACCCTGTATGGGGTCGCCAGTGCCAATCTTATCTTTTTGCCCATTGCCTCCAAGATCAAATCCAGAGGTGCTGATGAAGTGCAGACCATGGAAATGCTTCTCGAAGGTGTACTTGCCATTCAGAACGGTGAGAATCCCCAGCTTGTACGCAAAAGACTGGAGTCCTTCACCCTCACGCATCGTCAGCATATACGCCCCCTAGCAAAGGAGGGATTGGATGAGTCGGCGCAGTAA
- a CDS encoding flagellar motor protein MotB gives MSRRSKRRGKRETIDHRDRWMITYADLITLLLIFFVIMYAMSNLDSGKYDVVTQSLQNTFNASDSILELGEGLGEKPGQTITETPPSEVQGEDPSDGEGNPSDSGTATPDNDNKPLTEREEQFRSQEQELQNLFNVITQYIEDNKLENQIFVADKPQGLSITLSDRFLFDQGQAALKDGAAPTLSKLASLFRDLNTVVSIEGHTDNVPVGANSTYTDNWQLSGERALSVLRFFLDTEKLNPDGFQYAGYADTRPTGDNTTAAGRQKNRRVEITVLRQLQP, from the coding sequence ATGAGTCGGCGCAGTAAACGGCGCGGAAAACGTGAAACTATCGATCATCGGGATCGCTGGATGATTACTTATGCCGATCTCATAACTCTGCTTTTGATCTTTTTTGTCATCATGTATGCCATGAGCAATCTGGATTCCGGTAAATATGACGTCGTTACTCAATCGTTACAAAATACATTTAATGCGTCCGACTCGATCCTTGAGCTTGGTGAGGGACTCGGTGAGAAACCCGGTCAAACGATTACAGAGACTCCACCATCCGAGGTGCAGGGTGAAGATCCTTCAGATGGTGAAGGAAACCCTTCCGATTCCGGGACTGCAACACCAGATAATGACAACAAGCCCCTCACAGAACGGGAAGAACAGTTCAGATCACAGGAGCAGGAATTGCAAAATCTGTTCAATGTGATTACCCAATATATCGAGGATAATAAACTGGAAAATCAGATTTTTGTTGCGGACAAGCCACAGGGCCTATCCATTACACTTAGTGACCGCTTCCTGTTTGATCAGGGACAGGCCGCTCTAAAGGACGGTGCAGCACCAACGCTCAGTAAACTTGCCAGCCTGTTCCGTGATCTGAACACCGTTGTCAGCATTGAGGGTCACACCGATAATGTTCCTGTGGGGGCAAACTCCACCTATACCGATAACTGGCAGCTTTCCGGGGAACGCGCACTATCTGTATTACGATTCTTTTTGGATACAGAGAAACTTAACCCGGACGGCTTCCAGTATGCCGGATATGCGGATACTCGCCCAACGGGTGACAACACTACAGCCGCCGGAAGACAAAAGAACCGTCGGGTCGAAATAACGGTCCTGCGTCAACTCCAACCTTAA
- a CDS encoding ABC transporter permease, producing MNSLHIAWLMIRRTLGRKMGFITFLLLPCLVVTGAVALFGSEQIARTVIPYVNEDGGVAGTWMIHELAGKEEYLLKPLNNEEEVKEAIAQQKGSSGIIIPANYTEDLLQGKTTEIQLVELRISESSYTLRAAVEGLTSGLLQSASAVKVAAGPVSSETDILSSTQKPFEQLLQEIGKHQVAGEVTELQIYPKPGLNNVTGFTIMFMMGLLTSAVAVIMEDRSKRTMARVYTAPVRAYEIALGNFIGSFVIGLIQIVLVLGVSRWLLHYDAGIPFGIHFIILAAFMLVSMGIASTVAGLIRNPKNANMLNSLVIMPTCMIGGCFWPISLMPDYMQKLANFVPQKWAIQAVETISAGGTLSDITLPLLILFGMAAILLTVGSAILRPSQPGVEA from the coding sequence ATGAATAGTCTACACATCGCCTGGTTGATGATTAGACGTACACTTGGCCGTAAAATGGGCTTCATTACGTTTCTGCTTCTGCCTTGCCTGGTGGTTACAGGAGCGGTTGCTCTTTTTGGAAGCGAGCAGATTGCACGTACTGTTATTCCCTATGTAAATGAGGATGGAGGGGTGGCAGGGACATGGATGATTCATGAACTTGCTGGCAAAGAGGAGTATCTGCTCAAGCCTTTGAACAACGAAGAAGAAGTCAAGGAAGCCATCGCTCAGCAAAAAGGAAGTTCTGGCATCATCATTCCGGCGAATTATACGGAGGACCTGTTACAGGGCAAGACAACCGAAATTCAATTAGTGGAACTGCGTATAAGTGAAAGTTCCTATACACTACGAGCAGCAGTTGAAGGTTTAACGAGCGGATTGTTACAATCCGCTTCAGCTGTTAAGGTGGCGGCAGGTCCTGTCTCAAGTGAGACTGATATACTATCTAGTACACAGAAGCCATTTGAACAGCTTTTACAGGAGATAGGAAAACATCAGGTTGCTGGTGAAGTCACCGAACTGCAGATCTATCCCAAGCCAGGCCTGAACAATGTGACCGGATTTACGATTATGTTTATGATGGGGCTGCTGACCAGTGCAGTGGCTGTGATAATGGAAGATCGCAGTAAACGTACGATGGCCAGAGTATATACGGCACCCGTCCGTGCATATGAGATTGCGCTTGGTAACTTCATCGGCAGCTTTGTCATTGGCTTGATTCAGATTGTTCTGGTTTTGGGAGTCAGCAGGTGGCTACTGCATTATGATGCCGGTATTCCTTTTGGCATTCATTTCATCATCTTGGCCGCATTCATGCTGGTCTCCATGGGGATCGCAAGTACCGTGGCAGGATTAATCCGTAATCCCAAAAATGCCAACATGCTGAATTCACTTGTCATTATGCCAACTTGCATGATAGGTGGTTGTTTCTGGCCGATCTCGTTGATGCCGGATTATATGCAAAAGCTCGCCAACTTTGTTCCACAGAAATGGGCGATTCAGGCAGTGGAGACGATCTCTGCTGGTGGTACATTGTCGGATATCACATTGCCACTATTGATTCTGTTTGGCATGGCTGCCATTTTGCTGACTGTTGGCTCTGCGATTCTACGCCCTAGTCAGCCAGGAGTAGAGGCATAA
- a CDS encoding ABC transporter permease, with protein MNIWYICIFELRRILKIRSVVLNLFILPLLLIFILGTALSSTMGTADDVIPDTVRVGIIHLSTESGGGSSTLNQALDTFVKSPEVAEMLKVQNFTTEEEAVHSLRTGKLDFAVMIPSDFEQNVMTGKEARLQWIRGKDNTLNTLGETLFTRFTDEWNRHMAITKVLGPEVTAAMASASESGTANSTSIAVTNPGKTGTAYSASQYYAASMLAMFMLYSGMTTSTSLFGERDNKTLIRLQAAPIGNGVIFAGKIAGNSLLAFLQATTIILMTYWFYGVDWGTHPWYIVLTCVCITLASMTLGVIVALVCKSTASASATIQGIIVAMTFISGGFMPIPIDFVQRLSQFTVNHWALQSFLRMMLDAPVAEIVYNILMLGVVCAVLLLISGMIYRKAGYRYE; from the coding sequence ATGAATATATGGTATATTTGCATCTTTGAATTAAGGCGTATTCTTAAGATTCGATCTGTAGTGTTAAACCTGTTTATTTTGCCGTTATTACTGATTTTTATATTGGGCACGGCACTTTCCAGTACGATGGGGACGGCGGATGACGTTATTCCGGATACTGTACGTGTGGGAATCATCCATTTGAGCACTGAATCTGGTGGAGGATCAAGTACGCTTAATCAAGCGCTGGATACATTCGTTAAATCCCCGGAAGTGGCTGAGATGCTCAAGGTGCAGAACTTTACGACTGAAGAAGAGGCAGTCCATTCGCTGCGTACCGGCAAGCTAGACTTTGCTGTAATGATTCCTTCGGATTTTGAGCAAAACGTGATGACGGGGAAAGAGGCCAGGTTACAGTGGATACGAGGAAAGGACAACACACTTAATACCTTGGGTGAAACTTTGTTCACACGTTTTACGGATGAATGGAACCGACATATGGCGATTACCAAAGTGCTCGGTCCGGAAGTGACTGCTGCCATGGCCTCTGCTTCGGAGTCTGGTACGGCGAATTCCACCTCTATTGCTGTCACTAATCCCGGTAAGACAGGTACGGCGTATAGTGCCTCCCAATACTATGCAGCTTCCATGCTGGCGATGTTCATGTTGTACTCAGGCATGACAACAAGTACCAGCCTTTTTGGAGAGCGTGATAACAAAACGTTAATTCGCCTTCAGGCTGCGCCTATAGGCAATGGAGTTATTTTCGCTGGCAAAATTGCAGGTAATAGTCTGCTCGCTTTCTTACAAGCAACAACGATCATACTTATGACGTATTGGTTCTATGGTGTAGATTGGGGAACGCATCCTTGGTATATTGTGCTCACTTGTGTATGTATCACATTGGCATCCATGACCCTTGGCGTGATCGTCGCACTGGTATGCAAAAGCACAGCATCGGCCAGCGCAACCATCCAAGGTATCATCGTTGCCATGACATTCATCAGCGGTGGGTTCATGCCCATTCCGATTGATTTTGTACAACGGCTTAGCCAATTTACGGTTAACCACTGGGCGCTCCAGAGCTTTCTGAGAATGATGCTGGATGCACCTGTAGCAGAGATTGTGTATAACATTCTAATGTTAGGCGTGGTATGCGCTGTATTACTGCTCATCTCAGGAATGATCTATAGAAAGGCAGGATACCGATATGAATAG